One Molothrus aeneus isolate 106 chromosome 29, BPBGC_Maene_1.0, whole genome shotgun sequence genomic region harbors:
- the GOLGA7 gene encoding golgin subfamily A member 7 yields the protein MRPQQAPVSGKVFIQRDYSGGTRCQFQSKFPAELENRIDRQQFEETVRTLNNLYAEAEKLGGQSYLEGCLACLTAYTIFLCMETHYEKVLKKIAKFIQEQNEKIYAPQGLLLTDPIERGLRVIEITIYEDRGLTSGR from the exons ATGAGGCCGCAGCAGGCGCCTGTGTCGGGCAAGGTGTTCATCCAGCGCGACTACAGCGGAGGGACGCGCTGCCAGTTCCAGAGCAAGTTCCCGGCCGAGCTGGAGAACCGG ATTGACAGGCAGCAGTTTGAGGAGACGGTCCGGACACTGAACAACCTCTATGCAGAAGCTGAAAAACTTGGGGGCCAATCTTACCTTGAGGGCTGTCTCGCCTGCCTGACTGCCTACACCATCTTCCTGTGCATGGAGACACACTATGAAAAG GTTCTAAAGAAAATTGCTAAGTTCATTCAGGAACAGAATGAGAAGATCTACGCTCCTCAGGGCCTTCTGCTGACAGACCCCATTGAAAGAGGATTAAGAGTT ATTGAAATTACCATTTATGAAGACAGAGGTTTGACCAGTGGAAGATAA
- the SFRP1 gene encoding secreted frizzled-related protein 1, whose amino-acid sequence MGSVRGPGGAALRAVLSVAAGLLACGVASEYDYVSYQSDLGPYPGGRFYAKPHQCVAIPADLRLCHSVGYDKMVLPNLLDHETMAEVKHQASSWVPLLNKNCHMGTQVFLCSLFAPVCLDRPVYPCRWLCEAVRDSCEPVMQFFGFFWPEMLKCDQFPQDDVCIAMTAPNATEVSRPKGTTVCPPCDNEMKSEAIVEHLCASEFALKMTIKEVKKENGDKMIIPRKRKALKLGPIRKKNLKKLVLFLKNGADCPCHQLDNLSHYFLIMGRQVKTQYLLTAIYKWDKKNKEFKKFMKKMKSPDCPTFPSVFK is encoded by the exons ATGGGCAGTGTGAGGGGGCCCGGTGGGGCCGCCCTGCGTGCGGTGCTGTCGGTGGCCGCCGGGCTGCTGGCCTGCGGCGTGGCCAGCGAGTACGACTATGTCAGCTACCAGTCAGACCTGGGCCCTTACCCTGGCGGGCGCTTCTACGCCAAACCCCACCAGTGCGTGGCCATCCCCGCCGACCTGCGGCTGTGCCACAGCGTGGGCTACGACAAGATGGTGCTGCCCAACCTGCTGGACCACGAGACCATGGCCGAGGTGAAGCACCAGGCGAGCAGCTGGGTGCCGCTGCTCAACAAGAATTGCCATATGGGTACCCAGGtcttcctctgctccctcttTGCCCCCGTCTGCCTGGACCGGCCGGTCTACCCCTGCCGCTGGCTCTGCGAGGCCGTGCGTGACTCCTGTGAGCCTGTCATGCAGttctttggcttcttctggCCAGAGATGCTCAAGTGTGACCAGTTTCCCCAGGATGACGTCTGCATTGCTATGACAGCTCCCAATGCCACCGAGGTCTCCAGGCCCAAAG GAACGACCGTGTGTCCCCCTTGTGACAATGAGATGAAGTCAGAGGCCATCGTGGAGCACCTGTGTGCCAGCGAGTTTG CTCTTAAGATGACCATAAAGGAAGTGAAGAAGGAGAATGGGGACAAGATGATCATTCCACGGAAGAGGAAGGCACTGAAGCTGGGGCCCATCCGGAAGAAGAACCTGAAGAAGCTGGTGCTGTTCCTAAAAAACGGGGCAGACTGTCCCTGCCACCAGCTGGACAACCTCAGCCACTACTTCCTCATCATGGGCCGCCAGGTGAAGACCCAGTACCTGTTGACAGCCATCTACAAGTGGGACAAGAAGAACAAAGAGTTCAAGAAGTTCATGAAGAAGATGAAATCGCCCGACTGCCCCACGTTCCCGTCCGTGTTCAAGTGA